A window of the Pseudoliparis swirei isolate HS2019 ecotype Mariana Trench chromosome 13, NWPU_hadal_v1, whole genome shotgun sequence genome harbors these coding sequences:
- the wnt3 gene encoding proto-oncogene Wnt-3: protein MDLYLIGYWMCVWLSSSRVLGGYPIWWSLALGQQYSSLGSQPILCGSIPGLVPKQLRFCRNYIEIMPSVAEGVKLGIQECQHQFRGRRWNCTTIKDNLAIFGPVLDKATRESAFVHAIASAGVAFAVTRSCAEGTSTMCGCDSHHKGPPGEGWKWGGCSEDAEFGVLVSREFADARENRPDARSAMNRHNNEAGRSTILDHMHLRCKCHGLSGSCEVKTCWWAQPDFRLLGDYLKDKYDSASEMVVEKHRESRGWVETLRVKYNFFKHPTERDLVYYEGSPNFCEPNPETGSFGTRDRVCNVSSHGIEGCDLLCCGRGHNTRTEKRKEKCHCIFHWCCYVSCQECVRVYDVHTCK from the exons GTCCCTGGCCCTCGGGCAGCAGTACTCGTCTCTGGGCTCCCAGCCCATCCTGTGCGGCTCCATCCCCGGCCTGGTGCCCAAGCAGCTGCGCTTCTGCCGCAACTACATCGAGATCATGCCCAGCGTCGCCGAGGGGGTCAAGCTGGGGATCCAGGAGTGCCAACACCAGTTCAGGGGCCGACGGTGGAACTGCACCACCATCAAGGACAACCTGGCCATCTTCGGCCCCGTGCTGGATAAAG cCACCAGGGAGTCGGCGTTTGTCCACGCCATAGCGTCGGCCGGCGTGGCGTTCGCCGTGACGCGCTCCTGCGCCGAGGGCACGTCCACCATGTGCGGCTGCGACTCCCACCACAAGGGGCCGCCGGGCGAGGGCTGGAAGTGGGGCGGCTGCAGCGAGGACGCTGAGTTCGGAGTGCTGGTGTCCCGGGAGTTCGCCGACGCCAGGGAGAACCGCCCGGACGCCCGCTCGGCGATGAACCGGCACAACAACGAGGCGGGACGCTCG accaTCCTGGACCACATGCACCTGCGCTGCAAGTGCCACGGCCTGTCGGGGAGCTGCGAGGTGAAGACCTGCTGGTGGGCGCAGCCGGACTTCCGCCTGCTGGGCGACTACCTGAAGGACAAGTACGACAGCGCCTCGGAGATGGTGGTGGAGAAGCACCGCGAGTCCCGCGGCTGGGTGGAGACGCTGCGCGTCAAGTACAACTTCTTCAAGCACCCCACCGAGCGCGACCTGGTCTACTACGAGGGCTCGCCCAACTTCTGCGAGCCCAACCCGGAGACCGGCTCGTTCGGGACGCGCGACCGCGTCTGCAACGTGTCGTCGCACGGCATCGAGGGCTGCGACCTGCTGTGCTGCGGCCGCGGCCACAACACGCGGACTGAGAAGCGCAAGGAGAAGTGCCACTGCATCTTCCACTGGTGCTGCTACGTCAGCTGCCAGGAGTGCGTGCGCGTCTACGACGTGCACACCTGCAAGTGA
- the LOC130203608 gene encoding vesicle-fusing ATPase-like, whose translation MTDQLMKAARCPTDELSLTNCAVINEKEPQFEQHVTVRNLAHMYVFTLRKHPSVNSETIAFSLLQRKWAGLSLGQEVKVTNYKFDKSKQCISSMIVEIDFLQKKSVDSNPYDSDNMAKEFLQHFNNQAFSVGQQFGFSFCDKLFDLVIQDIEAMDPSILKGEEASGEKLKIEIGLLLGNSQVIFEKSETSSMTLIGKAKTKESRQSIISPDWNFERMGIGGLDKEFSDIFRRAFASRVFPPDMVEQMGCKHVKGILLFGPPGCGKTLMARQIGKMLNAREPKIVNGPEILNKYVGESEANIRKLFADAEDEQKRLGANSGLHIIIFDEIDAICKQRGSMAGSTGVHDTVVNQLLSKIDGVDQLNNILVIGMTNRPDLIDEALLRPGRLEVKMEIGLPDERGRVQILHIHTAKMRQHELLTADVNIKELAAETKNYSGAELEGLVRAAQSTAMNRHIKASNKVEVNMETAEKLQVSRLDFMGSLNNDIKPAFGTNQEDYASYIMNGIIRWGDPVSAVLEDGELLVQQTKNSERTPLVSVLLEGPPNSGKTALAAKISEDSHFPFIKICSPDKMIGHSEIAKCQAIKKIFEDAYKSQLSCVVVDDIERLLDYVPIGPRFSNLVLQALLVLLKKPPPKGRKLLIIGTTSRKDVLQEMEMLDAFSTTIHIPNISRGEQLVEALELLGSFQDVERADIAKAVKGQNLWIGIKKLLMLIEMAVQMDPGYRVSKFLSLLKDEGALGSDKFL comes from the exons ATGACCGACCAG CTCATGAAAGCGGCTCGATGCCCAACAGACGAACTCTCGTTGACCAACTGTGCCGTCATCAATGAGAAGGAGCCGCAGTTCGAACA ACATGTGACTGTGCGCAATCTAGCCCACATGTACGTGTTCACCTTGAGGAAGCATCCCAGCGTTAACTCCGAGACCATCGCCTTCAGCCTGCTGCAG AGAAAATGGGCTGGCCTATCGCTTGGACAAGAGGTTAAAG TAACGAACTACAAGTTTGACAAGTCCAAACAGTGCATCAGCAGCATGATAGTGGAGATTGACTTCCTGCAGAAGAAGAGCGTGGACAGCAACCCCTACGACTCCGACAACATGGCCAAAGAGTTCCTCCAGCACTTCAACAACCAGGCCTTCAGCGTCGGCCAGCAG TTTGGGTTTAGTTTCTGTGATAAACTGTTCGACTTGGTGATACAAGACATCGAGGCCATGGACCCGAGCATCCTGAAGGGAGAAGAAGCCTCTGGCGAGAAACTCAAG ATTGAAATCGGTTTGTTGCTGGGAAACAGCCAGGTGATCTTTGAGAAGTCCGAGACCTCGTCCATGACTCTAATTG GGAAGGCTAAGACCAAAGAGTCTCGCCAGTCCATCATCAGCCCAGACTGGAACTTCGAGAGGATGGGCATCGGAGGCCTCGACAAGGAGTTTTCTGACATATTCCGCAGAGCCTTTGCCTCGCGGGTCTTCCCTCCAGACATGGTGGAACAGATGG GCTGCAAGCACGTGAAGGGCATCCTGCTGTTCGGGCCCCCGGGCTGCGGTAAAACGCTGATGGCGCGGCAGATCGGCAAGATGCTGAATGCCCGGGAGCCCAAGATCGTCAACGGCCCCGAGATCCTCAACAAGTACGTCGGCGAGTCCGAGGCCAACATCAGGAAGCTGTTTGCCGATGCAGAGGACGAGCAGAAGAGG CTTGGCGCAAACAGCGGCCTTCACATCATCATATTTGACGAGATCGACGCAATCTGCAAGCAGCGCGGCAGCATGGCCGGCAGCACGGGGGTCCACGACACCGTGGTCAACCAGCTGCTGTCCAAGATCGACGGCGTGGACCAGCTCAACAACATCCTGGTCATAG gTATGACCAACAGGCCGGACCTGATCGACGAGGCCTTGCTGAGGCCCGGAAGActggaggtgaagatggagATCG GGTTACCGGATGAAAGAGGCCGCGTCCAGATCCTCCACATCCACACGGCGAAGATGCGCCAGCACGAGCTGCTGACCGCCGACGTGAACATCAAGGAGCTGGCGGCGGAGACGAAGAACTACAGCGGCGCCGAGCTGGAGGGCCTGGTCAGGGCCGCACAGTCCACCGCCATGAACCGGCACATCAAG gCCAGCAACAAGGTGGAGGTGAACATGGAGACGGCAGAGAAGCTGCAGGTCAGCCGACTGGACTTCATGGGCTCCCTGAATAACGACATCAAACCT gcgttTGGCACCAACCAGGAGGACTACGCCAGCTACATCATGAACGGGATAATCCGGTGGGGCGACCCGGTGTCGGCAGTGCTGGAGGACGGGGAGCTGCTGGTGCAGCAGACGAAGAACAGCGAGCGCACGCCGCTGGTGTCCGTGCTGCTGGAGG GTCCACCGAACAGCGGGAAAACGGCGCTGGCCGCTAAGATCTCGGAAGACTCCCACTTCCCCTTTATCAAGATCTGCTCCCCCGACAAGATGATCGGACACTCGGAGATCGCCAAATGTCAAGCCATCAAAAAG ATATTTGAAGACGCCTACAAGTCCCAGCTGAGCTGCGTGGTCGTGGACGACATCGAGCGTTTGCTAG ACTACGTCCCCATTGGCCCTCGGTTCTCCAACCTGGTGTTGCAAgctctgctggtgctgctgaagAAACCTCCTCCCAAG GGCCGTAAGCTGCTGATCATCGGCACCACGAGTCGTAAAGACGTCCTGCAGGAAATGGAGATGTTGGATGCTTTCAGCACCACCATCCATATTCCCAACATCTCAAGGGGAGAGCAGCTGGTCGAGGCTctggag CTGCTCGGTAGTTTTCAAGATGTGGAGCGGGCCGACATCGCCAAAGCCGTGAAGGGCCAGAATCTGTGGATCGGCATCAAGAAGTTGCTCATGCTGATCGAAATGGCCGTGCAG ATGGATCCGGGCTACAGAGTGAGCAAGTTCCTGAGCCTGCTGAAGGACGAAGGAGC ACTGGGCTCCGATAAGTTCCTCTAG